In Hirundo rustica isolate bHirRus1 chromosome 2, bHirRus1.pri.v3, whole genome shotgun sequence, one genomic interval encodes:
- the PHB2 gene encoding prohibitin-2, whose amino-acid sequence MAQNLKDLAGRLPTGPRGVGTALKLLLGAGALAYGVRESVFIVEGGQRAIFFNRIGGVQQDTILAEGLHFRIPWFQYPIIYDIRARPRKISSPTGSKDLQMVNISLRVLTRPNAAELPSMYQRLGLDYEERVLPSIVNEVLKSVVAKFNASQLITQRAQVSLLIRRELTERAKDFSLILDDVAITELSFSREYTAAVEAKQVAQQEAQRAQFLVEKAKQEQKQKIVQAEGEATAAKMISCFGDFKGCGFWLEQGLSEITGRAEEAVGLRSLLQSLTFIGCV is encoded by the exons aTGGCGCAGAACCTGAAGGACCTGGCGGGGCGCCTCCCGACAGGCCCCCGCGGCGTCGGCACCGCGCTTAAGCTGCTGCTGGGCGCTGGTGCCCTGGCCTATGGCGTGCGAGAGTCCGTCTTCATTG TGGAGGGCGGCCAGCGCGCCATCTTCTTCAACCGCATTGGCGGCGTGCAGCAGGACACCATCCTGGCCGAGGGGCTGCACTTCAG GATCCCCTGGTTCCAGTATCCCATCATCTACGATATCCGAGCGCGGCCGCGGAAGATCTCCTCCCCCACTGGTTCCAAAG ACCTGCAGATGGTGAACATCTCCCTGCGCGTGCTGACGCGGCCCAACGCGGCCGAGCTGCCCAGCATGTACCAGCGCCTGGGGCTGGACTACGAGGAGCGCGTCCTGCCCTCCATCGTCAACGAGGTGCTCAAGAGCGTCGTGGCCAAGTTCAACGCCTCGCAGCTCATCACGCAGAGGGCACAG GTGTCTCTGCTCATTAGGAGAGAACTGACAGAGAGAGCCAAGGATTTCAGCCTCATCCTGGATGATGTGGCTATCACAGAGCTCAGTTTCAGCCGTGAAtacacagctgctgtggaggcTAAGCAAGTGG cccagcaggagGCACAGCGTGCCCAGTTCCTGGTGGAGAAGGCcaagcaggagcagaagcagaagatAGTTCAGGCCGAGGGGGAAGCAACAGCTGCCAAGATGATATCCTGCTTTGGAGATTTTAAGGGCTGTGGCTT ctggcTGGAACAAGGTTTGTCTGAGAttacaggcagagcagaggaggccGTGGGCCTGCGCTCCTTGTTGCAAAGTTTGACCTTTATTGGCTGTGTGTGA
- the EMG1 gene encoding ribosomal RNA small subunit methyltransferase NEP1: protein MAAPRRPRGDAQEEEKEEDEEGRSLERKRPRGQRRLLVVLEGASLETVKVGKTFELLNCDKHKALLLRNGRDPGEVRPDITHQSLLMLMDSPLNRAGLLQVYIHTKKNVLIEVNPQTRIPRTFDRFCGLMVQLLHKLSVRAADGPQKLLKVIKNPVSDHLPVGCMKIGTSFAASQVSDLRQLVPAAEPVVIVVGAFAHGSVNVDYTEKMVSISNYPLSAALTCAKITTAFEEVWGVV from the exons ATGGCGGCGCCCAGGCGGCCACGTGGGGACgcgcaggaggaggagaaggaggaagatgaAGAAGGGCGCTCGCTGGAGCGCAAGCGGccccgcgggcagcggcggctccTGGTCGTGCTGGAGGGGGCGAGTCTGGAGACCGTGAAG GTGGGGAAGACGTTCGAACTGCTCAACTGCGACAAGCACAAGGCGCTGCTGCTACGGAACGGTCGGGACCCCGGGGAGGTGCGGCCTGACATCACCCACCAG AGTCTTCTGATGCTCATGGACAGCCCCCTGAATCGGGCTGGGCTCCTGCAAGTTTATATCCATACCAAGAAGAACGTTCTCATTGAAGTCAATCCCCAAACCAGAATCCCAAGAACTTTTGATCGATTCTGTGGTCTCATGG TTCAGCTGCTGCATAAGCTCAGTGTTAGAGCAGCTGATGGGCctcagaaactgctgaag gtGATTAAAAACCCGGTCAGCGACCACCTGCCCGTGGGCTGTATGAAGATTGGCACCTCCTTTGCAGCGTCTCAGGTGTCAGATCTGCGCCAGCTGGTTCCTGCAGCGGAGCCGGTTGTCATTGTGGTGGGAGCTTTTGCCCACGGGTCG GTCAATGTTGACTATACAGAAAAGATGGTCTCCATCAGCAACTATCCCCTTTCTGCTGCCCTGACGTGTGCTAAAATTACTACTGCCTTTGAGGAAGTGTGGGGAGTAGTATGA